A section of the Dermacoccus nishinomiyaensis genome encodes:
- a CDS encoding amino acid permease, translated as MSTPAAPVHDEPAGEHLSRGLSNRHLQLIAIGGTIGTGLFMGSGKTISVAGPSVILVYAIIGFFLYFVLRAMGELLLSNLNYKSFADFAGDILGPWASYFVGWTYWFCWIATAIADTTAIAKYIQYWWPDTPSWIPAVGLVALLFLLNLPSVKAFGELEFWFALIKVLAIITLIVVGLYMIFTGSSHGGQKSSFSNLWSHGGIFPMGFMGFAAGFQIAVFAFVGVELVGTAAAETKDPEKNLPRAVNSVPIRMLLFYVGALVILMSVRPWTEFKAGESPFVKMFALAGLAAAAGVVNFVVMTSAASSANSGIYSTSRMVYGLAEENDAPRVFSRLSRNRVPVASLALSCGLLLLIGLPLLGASGSVADAFDKITTVSAICFMFVWTIILISYVVYRRRRPHLHEASTFKMPGGVVMCYATMAFFVFVLWTLWIKDDTRQALLWTPLWFVILLAAYFLIVRRRPAHEQLRAEHAAKVERENAEVTRRS; from the coding sequence ATGTCGACACCCGCAGCGCCGGTTCATGACGAACCGGCCGGCGAGCACCTCTCCCGGGGGCTCTCCAACCGCCACCTCCAGCTCATCGCCATCGGCGGAACGATCGGCACGGGCCTGTTCATGGGCTCGGGCAAGACGATCAGCGTCGCCGGCCCGTCCGTCATCCTCGTGTACGCGATCATCGGGTTCTTCCTGTACTTCGTGCTGCGCGCCATGGGTGAGTTGCTGCTGAGCAACCTCAACTACAAGTCGTTCGCCGACTTCGCGGGCGACATCCTCGGCCCGTGGGCCTCGTACTTCGTCGGCTGGACGTACTGGTTCTGCTGGATCGCGACGGCGATCGCCGACACGACCGCCATCGCCAAGTACATCCAGTATTGGTGGCCCGACACCCCGTCGTGGATTCCCGCCGTCGGGCTCGTCGCGCTGCTGTTCCTGCTCAACCTGCCGAGCGTCAAGGCGTTCGGCGAGCTCGAGTTCTGGTTCGCGCTCATCAAGGTCCTCGCGATCATCACGCTCATCGTCGTCGGCCTCTACATGATCTTCACGGGCAGCTCGCACGGCGGGCAGAAGTCGTCGTTCTCGAACCTGTGGTCGCACGGCGGCATCTTCCCCATGGGGTTCATGGGCTTCGCCGCGGGCTTCCAGATCGCCGTGTTCGCGTTCGTCGGCGTCGAGCTCGTCGGCACCGCCGCTGCTGAGACGAAGGACCCGGAGAAGAACCTGCCGCGCGCCGTCAACTCGGTGCCGATCCGCATGCTGTTGTTCTACGTCGGCGCGCTCGTCATCCTCATGTCGGTGCGTCCGTGGACGGAGTTCAAGGCCGGCGAGTCGCCGTTCGTCAAGATGTTCGCTCTTGCCGGGCTCGCCGCGGCCGCGGGTGTCGTCAACTTCGTGGTCATGACGTCGGCCGCCTCCTCCGCAAACTCGGGCATCTACTCGACCTCACGCATGGTCTACGGCCTCGCCGAGGAGAACGACGCGCCGCGTGTGTTCTCGCGCCTGTCACGCAACCGCGTGCCGGTGGCTTCCCTCGCCTTGTCGTGCGGGTTGCTGCTGCTCATCGGCCTGCCGCTGCTCGGCGCGAGCGGCAGCGTCGCCGACGCGTTCGACAAGATCACGACGGTCTCCGCGATCTGCTTCATGTTCGTGTGGACGATCATCCTCATCAGCTACGTCGTCTACCGTCGTCGCCGCCCGCACCTGCACGAGGCGAGCACCTTCAAGATGCCCGGTGGCGTCGTCATGTGCTACGCGACGATGGCGTTCTTCGTCTTCGTGCTGTGGACGCTGTGGATCAAGGACGACACCCGTCAGGCGTTGCTGTGGACGCCGCTGTGGTTCGTCATCCTGCTCGCCGCGTACTTCCTCATCGTGCGTCGTCGCCCGGCGCACGAGCAGCTGCGTGCCGAGCACGCCGCGAAGGTGGAGCGGGAGAACGCCGAGGTCACGCGTCGTAGCTGA
- a CDS encoding S1 family peptidase produces the protein MAVRTRIPLVALSAVVGAATLASAPASSAATRFATYDAIVALDNCSGSLVRFPGAADTDKALVLTNGHCIGTMPEPSTFVYDKAETRSATVLGGSDAHTVTKLTLDRLQYATMTGTDVAVYRSTSTYAQLAAKNVTARPLAATHPSDEASIDIPSGYWKQHYGCAINGFVYRLKEGGYTMNDSIRYSTCQTPHGSSGSPIVDATSGTVIGINNTGNDDGKRCTLDNPCEVDAAGNVSVHQGQSYGQQTYPLTACFTAGRIDLGLKGCTLFGATPAQPPTDPTPTPTPDTNLLVNGDFESGTRGWGGTTGAITTDVTYAAHGGAAKAWLGGNGRRVSESLSRSVTIPANAKTPTLTYWSRVVTAETGSRAYDTFSLDVVDGTSTKRVASASNLDASSDYVRHTVDLSAYKGRSVTLRFSESEDADLATSFLVDDVSVTAG, from the coding sequence ATGGCCGTTCGCACCCGCATCCCGTTGGTCGCGCTCAGCGCCGTCGTCGGCGCAGCCACCCTCGCCTCGGCTCCCGCATCGAGCGCCGCGACGCGGTTCGCCACGTACGACGCGATCGTCGCGCTCGACAACTGCTCGGGTTCGCTCGTGCGCTTCCCCGGCGCTGCCGACACCGACAAGGCCCTCGTCCTGACGAACGGGCACTGCATCGGCACGATGCCGGAGCCGTCGACGTTCGTCTACGACAAGGCCGAGACACGTTCGGCGACCGTGCTCGGCGGCAGCGACGCGCACACCGTGACGAAGCTGACACTCGATCGCCTCCAGTACGCGACGATGACGGGCACCGATGTCGCCGTGTACCGCAGCACGTCGACGTACGCGCAGCTCGCGGCGAAGAACGTCACCGCTCGCCCGCTCGCGGCCACGCACCCGAGCGACGAGGCGAGCATCGACATTCCGTCGGGCTACTGGAAGCAGCACTACGGCTGCGCGATCAACGGTTTCGTGTACCGGTTGAAGGAGGGCGGCTACACGATGAACGACTCGATCCGCTACTCGACGTGCCAGACGCCGCACGGCAGCTCCGGCTCGCCGATCGTCGATGCGACGAGCGGCACCGTCATCGGCATCAACAACACCGGCAACGACGACGGCAAGCGCTGCACACTCGACAATCCGTGCGAGGTCGACGCGGCGGGCAACGTCAGCGTCCACCAGGGCCAGAGCTACGGTCAGCAGACGTACCCGCTCACCGCGTGCTTCACCGCCGGGCGCATCGACCTCGGGCTCAAGGGCTGCACCCTGTTCGGCGCGACGCCCGCGCAGCCGCCGACCGACCCGACGCCGACTCCTACACCGGACACGAACCTTCTCGTCAACGGTGACTTCGAATCCGGCACCCGCGGCTGGGGCGGCACGACGGGCGCCATCACGACCGATGTGACGTACGCCGCGCACGGCGGCGCGGCGAAGGCGTGGCTGGGCGGCAACGGCCGACGCGTCAGCGAATCGCTCAGCCGGAGCGTCACGATCCCCGCGAACGCGAAGACCCCGACGCTGACGTACTGGAGCCGTGTCGTGACGGCCGAGACCGGCTCGCGCGCCTACGACACGTTCAGTCTTGACGTCGTCGACGGCACCTCGACGAAGCGTGTGGCGTCAGCCTCGAACCTCGATGCGAGCAGCGACTACGTGCGTCACACCGTCGATCTGTCGGCGTACAAGGGCCGCAGCGTCACGCTGCGTTTCAGTGAGAGCGAGGACGCCGACCTCGCGACGAGCTTCCTCGTCGACGACGTCAGCGTGACGGCGGGCTGA
- a CDS encoding C4-dicarboxylate transporter DctA produces the protein MSDQYDHDVSSSPTPPPRSSAEGAPPEVSTAATSPKKDRSHYLYIGVIVAVIAGIVFGLVAPDAAKAWKPLGEMFVSLIKMMITPVIFCTIVLGIGSVRKAATVGRAGGMALAYFLTMSTFALAIGLVVGNIIQPGHGLTVKHGSADKYVKTAEKSGGFIDFLKSIIPDTFFSAFTSGSVLQVLFIALLVGFAIQRIGDSAEPALRAIATMQKIVFRVLSMVLWLAPIGAFGAMAAVVGESGAKAVGEMAKLMAGFYVTCALFIFVILGALLWVVARVNIWKLFKYLGREFLLILATSSSESALPNLMAKMEHAGINRSTVGIVVPTGYSFNLDGTAIYLTMSSLFIADAMNMPMSIGEQIGLLVFMIVASKGAAGVTGAGLATLAGGLSSHKPELVDGVGLIVGIDRFMSEARALTNFAGNSVATVLIGTWTKTIDRERLGDVLGGRDPFDYSSMEDDPHSSGVRGASPVAQH, from the coding sequence GTGTCGGATCAGTACGACCACGACGTATCGTCGTCGCCCACGCCACCACCGCGCAGTTCCGCCGAGGGCGCGCCGCCGGAGGTCTCCACGGCCGCGACATCCCCCAAGAAGGATCGCAGCCACTACCTCTACATCGGCGTCATCGTCGCCGTCATCGCCGGCATCGTCTTCGGTCTCGTCGCGCCGGACGCGGCGAAGGCCTGGAAGCCGCTCGGTGAGATGTTCGTCAGCCTCATCAAGATGATGATCACGCCGGTCATCTTCTGCACGATCGTGCTGGGCATCGGCTCCGTCCGCAAGGCCGCGACGGTCGGGCGCGCAGGAGGCATGGCGCTCGCCTACTTCCTCACCATGTCGACGTTCGCGCTTGCGATCGGTCTCGTCGTCGGCAACATCATCCAGCCGGGCCACGGGCTGACGGTCAAGCACGGATCGGCCGACAAGTACGTCAAGACGGCCGAGAAGTCGGGCGGGTTCATCGACTTCCTCAAGAGCATCATCCCCGACACGTTCTTCTCCGCGTTCACCTCCGGCAGCGTCCTGCAGGTGCTGTTCATCGCACTGCTCGTCGGCTTCGCCATCCAGCGCATCGGCGACTCCGCCGAACCCGCGCTGCGTGCGATCGCCACGATGCAGAAGATCGTGTTCCGCGTGCTGTCGATGGTGCTGTGGCTCGCCCCGATCGGCGCGTTCGGTGCGATGGCGGCCGTCGTCGGTGAATCCGGCGCCAAGGCCGTCGGTGAGATGGCGAAACTGATGGCGGGCTTCTACGTCACGTGCGCGCTGTTCATCTTCGTCATTCTCGGCGCGCTGCTGTGGGTCGTCGCGCGCGTCAACATCTGGAAGCTGTTCAAGTACCTCGGCCGCGAGTTCCTCCTCATCCTCGCGACATCGTCGTCGGAGTCGGCGCTGCCGAACCTCATGGCAAAGATGGAGCACGCCGGCATCAACCGCTCCACCGTCGGCATCGTCGTGCCGACGGGGTACTCGTTCAACCTCGACGGCACCGCGATCTACCTGACGATGAGTTCGCTCTTCATCGCCGACGCGATGAACATGCCCATGTCGATCGGCGAACAGATCGGCCTGCTCGTCTTCATGATCGTCGCCTCCAAGGGTGCGGCCGGCGTCACCGGCGCCGGTCTCGCCACCCTCGCCGGCGGCCTCAGCAGCCACAAGCCCGAACTCGTCGACGGCGTCGGCCTCATCGTCGGCATCGACCGCTTCATGTCAGAGGCCCGCGCACTGACGAACTTCGCGGGCAACTCGGTCGCGACGGTCCTGATCGGCACGTGGACGAAGACGATCGACCGCGAGCGCCTCGGTGACGTGCTCGGCGGGCGCGACCCGTTCGACTACTCCTCGATGGAGGACGATCCGCACTCCTCCGGCGTGCGCGGCGCGTCGCCCGTCGCGCAGCACTGA
- a CDS encoding methyltransferase domain-containing protein: MHCHYFDVGACRSCTNLAVPYDEQLMRKQTSVEHTLAPRVAPEAWLSPAASRPAAFRNKVKLAVGGHVDAPTLGLALPGRPAVDLRECPIQERPIWDVVPDLAGFITYARLMPYDVDARTGELKFVIVTTNTDGELLVRFVVRTNDGVDRLSAALPALTDRLPQIVAVSANIHPEHKAVVEGDVEIALTPTQTLRAAVGDVTLYLQHRSFFQTNTDVAAALYRQARAWADDVDARQVLDLYCGVGGFALHLADGTRRVHGVEIEPSAIDSARRSATEAGSDATVTFDVGDASTLVMPEHDVPDLVVVNPPRRGIEALADALERSCVAHVIYSSCNPTSLAADLAAMPSFDVPAARLFDMFPHTNHAEVAALLSRRPA, from the coding sequence GTGCACTGCCACTATTTCGACGTCGGTGCGTGCCGCTCGTGCACGAACCTGGCCGTGCCGTACGACGAGCAACTCATGCGCAAGCAGACGTCCGTCGAGCACACCCTCGCCCCACGAGTGGCGCCCGAGGCGTGGCTCTCCCCCGCCGCATCGCGCCCGGCCGCGTTTCGCAACAAGGTGAAGCTCGCCGTCGGCGGCCACGTCGACGCTCCGACGCTCGGGCTCGCACTGCCCGGGCGCCCTGCCGTCGACCTGCGCGAGTGCCCCATCCAGGAACGGCCGATCTGGGACGTCGTGCCCGACCTCGCCGGGTTCATCACCTACGCACGTCTCATGCCCTATGACGTCGACGCGCGCACGGGCGAGCTCAAGTTCGTCATCGTCACCACCAACACTGACGGCGAGTTGCTCGTCCGCTTCGTCGTGCGCACCAATGACGGAGTTGACCGACTCAGCGCCGCCCTGCCCGCCCTGACGGACCGCCTGCCGCAGATCGTCGCCGTCTCTGCGAACATCCATCCGGAGCACAAGGCCGTCGTCGAGGGGGATGTCGAGATCGCCCTGACGCCCACGCAGACGCTGCGTGCGGCCGTCGGCGACGTGACGCTGTACCTGCAGCACCGCAGCTTCTTCCAGACGAACACCGATGTCGCCGCGGCGTTGTACCGCCAGGCGCGCGCGTGGGCCGACGACGTCGACGCTCGTCAGGTGCTCGACCTGTACTGCGGCGTCGGCGGCTTCGCCCTCCATCTTGCGGACGGCACCCGCCGCGTCCACGGCGTCGAGATCGAACCGAGCGCCATCGACAGCGCCCGTCGCAGCGCCACCGAAGCCGGGTCGGACGCGACGGTGACGTTCGACGTCGGCGACGCGAGCACCCTCGTCATGCCCGAGCACGACGTTCCGGATCTCGTCGTCGTCAACCCGCCGCGACGCGGCATCGAAGCGCTCGCCGACGCGCTCGAGCGCAGCTGCGTCGCGCACGTCATCTACTCGAGCTGCAACCCGACGAGCCTCGCCGCCGATCTCGCCGCGATGCCGAGCTTCGACGTGCCGGCCGCGCGACTGTTCGACATGTTTCCGCACACCAACCACGCCGAGGTCGCGGCGCTCCTGTCACGCCGGCCCGCGTGA
- a CDS encoding fructosamine kinase family protein produces the protein MNGRENTYVKQRAGAPSGFFATEAAGLRWLAAASADGGVDVVEVLDQDATSVTLERLDEARPSDGVDAAAARFGAALAATHAAGAPAFGALPPGASTYFFGPLDQPLTLPHVESATFGAFYTQARLRPVLERTRLAGRDADLAQRVCSAVESGAVDTWGASGEFVRPARVHGDLWSGNVLWTRGGAVVIDPAACGHHPLADLAMLTMFGAPGLEAILDSYAEAAHLPDDWREQLPLHQLFGWLVHLHLFGAGYAEPVSRALDASARLLGV, from the coding sequence ATGAACGGACGCGAGAACACGTACGTGAAGCAGCGAGCCGGCGCGCCGTCCGGCTTCTTCGCCACGGAGGCTGCGGGGTTGCGGTGGCTCGCCGCAGCGAGCGCCGATGGGGGCGTCGACGTCGTCGAGGTGCTCGACCAGGACGCCACGTCGGTGACGTTGGAGCGCCTAGACGAGGCTCGCCCGAGCGACGGCGTCGACGCGGCCGCGGCCCGGTTCGGTGCTGCTCTGGCGGCGACGCATGCTGCGGGCGCCCCCGCGTTCGGTGCGCTGCCGCCCGGCGCGTCGACGTACTTCTTCGGTCCGCTCGATCAGCCGCTCACGCTCCCCCATGTCGAATCGGCGACGTTCGGGGCGTTCTACACGCAGGCCCGGCTGCGACCGGTGCTGGAGCGCACGCGGCTGGCGGGACGCGACGCCGACCTCGCGCAGCGCGTCTGCAGCGCCGTCGAATCGGGGGCCGTCGACACCTGGGGCGCCTCGGGTGAGTTCGTGCGGCCCGCCCGCGTACACGGCGACCTGTGGAGCGGCAACGTCCTGTGGACGCGCGGCGGCGCCGTCGTCATCGACCCCGCGGCGTGCGGGCACCACCCGCTCGCGGACCTCGCGATGCTGACGATGTTCGGCGCCCCCGGGCTCGAGGCGATTCTCGATTCCTACGCCGAGGCCGCCCACCTGCCCGACGACTGGCGCGAGCAGCTGCCGCTGCATCAACTGTTCGGCTGGCTCGTCCACCTGCACCTGTTCGGCGCAGGCTACGCCGAGCCCGTCTCGCGGGCCCTCGACGCGTCGGCCCGGCTGTTGGGCGTGTGA
- a CDS encoding organic hydroperoxide resistance protein — MEPIYTAEALATGAGRNGHVHSSDGRVDLDLAVPQAMGGSGDGANPEQLFAAGYAACFHSALQMVARGAGADLGESSVGARVSIGKAGEGFGLAVELEVVIPDLPHDEAQALADKAHQVCPYSNATRGNIDVTVTVSED, encoded by the coding sequence ATGGAACCGATCTACACCGCAGAAGCACTCGCCACCGGCGCCGGCCGCAACGGCCACGTCCACTCCAGCGACGGCCGCGTCGACCTCGACCTCGCCGTCCCGCAGGCCATGGGCGGTTCGGGTGACGGCGCGAACCCCGAGCAGCTCTTCGCCGCCGGATACGCCGCGTGCTTCCACTCGGCCCTGCAGATGGTGGCCCGCGGCGCAGGCGCCGACCTGGGGGAGTCGAGCGTCGGCGCGCGCGTCTCCATCGGCAAGGCCGGGGAGGGCTTCGGCCTGGCCGTCGAACTCGAGGTCGTCATCCCCGACCTGCCGCATGACGAGGCGCAGGCGCTCGCCGACAAGGCGCACCAGGTGTGCCCCTACTCCAACGCGACGCGCGGCAACATCGACGTCACCGTCACCGTCAGCGAGGACTGA
- a CDS encoding malate/lactate/ureidoglycolate dehydrogenase, producing MTSNPAAVTTRIVPPAVAHDLVRTVCDALGSDEREARLVADHLVAANLAGHDSHGVGMIPTYVGSAAAGGLVVNAELETVTDAGAVLVVDGVHGFGQAMAFDAMAVGIERAREYGLALVGLRNSHHVGRIGHWAEQCAAAGLISIHFVNVGGSLMVAPFGGSDARFSTNPFCVAFPRVGEPTILLDFATSAIAYGKARVAHNKGVEAPEGSLIDHEGRPTDDPSVLFDEPHGALRAMGLHKGGGLAIMCELLGGALTGGLTTREETAHDATSIYNSMTSILIDPNALGSLDSGAADAFLEWVKASPAPAGAEHGPLLPGEVERATRATRTRDGLPVDETTWRGIADAARAAGVPDDDTTLAAWNACAAA from the coding sequence ATGACGTCCAATCCTGCCGCCGTGACCACACGCATCGTCCCGCCCGCCGTGGCGCACGACCTCGTCCGCACCGTCTGTGACGCGCTCGGCAGCGACGAACGCGAGGCGCGCCTCGTCGCCGACCACCTCGTCGCCGCCAACCTCGCGGGGCACGACTCGCACGGTGTCGGCATGATCCCGACGTACGTCGGCTCGGCCGCCGCGGGTGGGCTCGTCGTCAACGCCGAACTGGAGACGGTGACGGACGCGGGCGCCGTCCTCGTCGTCGACGGCGTGCACGGCTTCGGTCAGGCGATGGCGTTCGACGCGATGGCGGTCGGCATCGAACGGGCCCGCGAGTACGGTCTCGCGCTCGTGGGCCTGCGCAACTCCCACCACGTCGGCCGCATCGGTCACTGGGCCGAGCAGTGCGCGGCGGCGGGGCTCATCAGCATCCACTTCGTCAACGTCGGCGGCAGCCTCATGGTCGCGCCGTTCGGCGGCAGCGACGCCCGTTTCAGCACGAACCCGTTCTGCGTCGCCTTCCCGCGTGTCGGTGAACCGACCATCCTGCTCGACTTCGCGACGAGCGCCATCGCGTACGGCAAGGCGCGTGTCGCGCACAACAAGGGCGTCGAGGCACCCGAGGGCAGCCTCATCGACCACGAGGGGCGCCCGACGGACGACCCGTCGGTGCTGTTCGACGAACCGCACGGCGCGCTGCGTGCCATGGGTCTGCACAAGGGCGGGGGCCTGGCCATCATGTGCGAACTGCTCGGCGGCGCCCTCACAGGCGGGCTGACGACGCGTGAGGAGACGGCGCACGATGCGACGTCGATCTACAACTCGATGACGAGCATCCTCATCGACCCGAACGCACTCGGCTCACTCGACTCCGGCGCGGCCGATGCTTTCCTCGAATGGGTCAAGGCCTCCCCCGCGCCCGCCGGCGCCGAGCATGGGCCGCTGCTGCCCGGCGAGGTCGAACGCGCCACGCGCGCCACCCGCACCCGCGACGGTCTGCCTGTCGACGAGACGACGTGGCGCGGCATCGCCGACGCGGCGCGCGCCGCAGGCGTCCCCGACGACGACACCACCCTCGCCGCCTGGAACGCCTGCGCCGCCGCCTGA
- a CDS encoding cystathionine beta-synthase, whose translation MNYAESVVDLVGNTPLVKLGTVAREAGVRATVLAKVEYFNPGGSVKDRIALKMIEAAEASGELKPGGTIVEPTSGNTGVGLALVAQRKGYRCIFVCPDKVAKDKMDVLRAYGAQVVVTPTSVAPDHPDSYYSVSDRITQETPGAWKPNQFFNQHGPQSHYETTGPEIWRDTDGRVTHFVAGAGTGGTISGTGRYLKEVSAERPEADGGPVRIIGADPEGSIYSGGTGRPYLVEGVGEDMWPGAYDPSVPDDVIAVNDAEAFAMTRQLAEKEGLLVGGSSGMAVVAALRVAKDLPEDAVVVVLLPDSGRGYMSKIFDDAWMNSYGFITGEGERTVGDVLQAKSGDLPDLVHTHPQETIRDAIDIMREYGVSQLPVVAAEPPVMLGEVRGAVSERTLMDLLFAGDAQLSDAIADHLGEGLPLIGRGEPVSAAREALHDEGAVLVVDGGRPIGVLTRFDLLEALAN comes from the coding sequence ATGAACTATGCGGAGAGCGTCGTCGATCTGGTCGGAAACACCCCTCTGGTCAAGCTGGGCACCGTCGCGCGTGAGGCGGGCGTGCGCGCGACCGTCCTCGCGAAGGTCGAGTACTTCAACCCCGGCGGCTCGGTCAAGGACCGCATCGCCCTCAAGATGATCGAGGCGGCCGAGGCCTCCGGCGAGCTGAAGCCCGGCGGCACCATCGTCGAGCCGACCTCGGGCAACACCGGCGTCGGTCTCGCGCTCGTCGCGCAGCGCAAGGGTTACCGCTGCATCTTCGTCTGCCCCGACAAGGTCGCCAAGGACAAGATGGACGTGCTGCGCGCCTACGGCGCCCAGGTCGTCGTCACGCCGACGTCCGTCGCGCCCGACCACCCCGACTCGTACTACTCGGTCTCCGACCGCATCACGCAGGAGACACCCGGGGCGTGGAAGCCGAACCAGTTCTTCAACCAGCACGGCCCGCAGTCGCACTACGAGACGACCGGCCCGGAGATCTGGCGCGACACCGACGGGCGCGTCACGCACTTCGTCGCGGGCGCCGGCACGGGCGGCACCATCTCGGGCACCGGCCGCTACCTCAAGGAGGTCAGCGCCGAGCGCCCCGAGGCCGACGGTGGGCCCGTGCGCATCATCGGCGCCGACCCGGAGGGCTCGATCTACTCGGGCGGCACCGGGCGTCCCTACCTCGTCGAGGGCGTCGGTGAGGACATGTGGCCCGGCGCCTACGACCCGTCGGTGCCGGACGACGTCATCGCCGTCAACGACGCCGAGGCGTTCGCCATGACGCGTCAGCTCGCCGAGAAGGAGGGCCTGCTCGTCGGCGGTTCGAGCGGCATGGCCGTCGTCGCCGCGCTACGCGTGGCGAAGGACCTGCCCGAGGACGCCGTCGTCGTCGTTCTGCTGCCCGACTCCGGGCGCGGCTACATGTCGAAGATCTTCGACGACGCGTGGATGAACTCCTACGGCTTCATCACCGGCGAGGGCGAGCGCACCGTCGGCGACGTGCTGCAGGCCAAGTCCGGCGACCTGCCCGACCTCGTCCACACCCACCCGCAGGAGACGATCCGCGACGCGATCGACATCATGCGCGAGTACGGCGTCAGCCAGCTCCCCGTCGTCGCCGCCGAGCCGCCCGTCATGCTCGGCGAGGTGCGCGGCGCCGTCAGCGAGCGCACGCTCATGGACCTGTTGTTCGCCGGGGACGCGCAGCTCAGCGACGCCATCGCCGACCACCTCGGCGAGGGCCTGCCGCTCATCGGCCGCGGCGAACCGGTGTCGGCGGCGCGCGAGGCGCTGCATGACGAGGGCGCCGTCCTCGTCGTCGACGGCGGCCGCCCCATCGGCGTCCTCACCCGCTTCGACCTGCTCGAGGCGCTCGCGAACTGA
- a CDS encoding DMT family transporter, which yields MTAPLMTMIIAVAALPEERLTRDRAIGLVLGFVGVLTILSPWHSLGGSSATGQLACLAATACYGLGFTYLRKQIAPRGLPALAVACFQVSLSALVLTPFVGRGEVHLSWRVVLSMLALGAPGTGMAYVWNTIARGRGAVEGSSVRR from the coding sequence GTGACGGCGCCGCTCATGACGATGATCATCGCCGTCGCGGCGCTGCCGGAGGAACGGCTGACGCGTGATCGCGCCATCGGCCTCGTCCTCGGCTTCGTCGGCGTGCTCACCATCCTGTCGCCGTGGCACTCACTCGGCGGTTCGAGCGCGACGGGTCAGCTCGCATGCCTCGCCGCGACCGCGTGCTACGGCCTCGGCTTCACCTACCTGCGCAAGCAGATCGCTCCGCGTGGGCTGCCGGCGCTCGCCGTCGCGTGCTTCCAGGTCTCGCTCAGCGCGCTCGTGCTCACGCCGTTCGTGGGCCGCGGCGAGGTGCACCTCAGCTGGCGCGTCGTGCTGAGCATGCTCGCGTTGGGCGCACCTGGCACGGGCATGGCGTACGTGTGGAACACGATCGCGAGAGGACGCGGCGCCGTCGAGGGCTCGTCCGTCAGGCGCTGA
- the fdhD gene encoding formate dehydrogenase accessory sulfurtransferase FdhD, translating into MTTRRPVHRINAGGMSRRPDDLVVEAPLELHLDDTTLAVLMRTPGHDTELAAGWLLVESGTSAPEHIRQLRGCWKNETDAIEITLAAGVEPPRPRSFVTGAACGVCSADQLTLGPAIATCEKVLSADVARELPDALRRGQRAFERTGGLHAAALATYDGVLGPVREDVGRHNAVDKVLGRALMEGELPATDRLLVVSGRVSFEIVQKAVAAGVSGIVAVSAPSSMAVDLCEEYGLVLVGMMRRDHFNVYAGADRVSA; encoded by the coding sequence ATGACCACGCGCCGCCCCGTCCACCGCATCAACGCCGGGGGCATGAGCCGTCGCCCCGACGACCTCGTCGTCGAGGCGCCCCTCGAACTGCACCTCGACGACACGACCCTGGCTGTCCTCATGCGCACGCCCGGGCACGACACCGAACTCGCCGCCGGGTGGCTGCTCGTCGAGTCGGGAACGAGCGCGCCGGAGCACATCCGTCAGCTGCGCGGATGCTGGAAGAACGAGACCGACGCCATCGAGATCACCCTCGCCGCCGGCGTCGAACCACCGCGTCCGCGCTCGTTCGTCACCGGCGCGGCATGCGGCGTGTGCAGCGCCGACCAGCTGACGCTCGGACCCGCCATCGCGACGTGCGAAAAGGTGTTGAGCGCCGACGTCGCTCGCGAACTGCCCGACGCTCTGCGCCGCGGCCAGCGTGCCTTCGAACGCACCGGGGGGCTGCACGCGGCAGCCCTCGCGACGTACGACGGGGTGCTGGGGCCGGTGCGTGAGGATGTCGGGCGTCACAACGCCGTCGACAAGGTGCTCGGTCGCGCCCTCATGGAGGGTGAGCTGCCCGCGACGGATCGGCTGCTAGTCGTGTCCGGCCGGGTGTCTTTCGAGATCGTCCAGAAGGCCGTCGCGGCGGGCGTCAGCGGCATCGTCGCGGTATCGGCGCCGAGCTCGATGGCCGTCGATCTGTGCGAGGAATACGGACTCGTGCTCGTCGGCATGATGCGCCGCGACCACTTCAACGTCTACGCCGGCGCCGACCGCGTCAGCGCCTGA